In Pan paniscus chromosome 1, NHGRI_mPanPan1-v2.0_pri, whole genome shotgun sequence, the DNA window GAAAAAACCCAGCGTACTGTATGCATCTGCACAGCCCTCTGCAAATGTTTATGGGAACAGTTCAGAGGACTTATTATTGGTGGTTGGTTCCTAAGCTGTAAACATTCAACATTACATAGAGGTAGGTCTTAACATCTTTTCTGTGGCTCACTTTGCATTTTAGACCCTCTCCCACTCAGCTTTGTCCATAGCAGTTTAGACACCCATGATATTCAGAAGACCTTTTGGAAGGTTTGCAATAGCTTGGTTTTACAATGAAATGACAGTCTCCCTTATTTGTGACTTGAAATACTATTTCATGTTTCAATAATTTTAAGCAACTAAGGAGATAAATAAGGCTCCATGAATAGTATCTAttacaaaattcttttaaaataagcttaTAGATTGTAGAATTAAAACATGGAGTAGAATTTGTAGAATGTAATAGGAAGGACTAAATACATGAAAACAGATATTTTCACTAGAATTAGACTAGAAGAAACAATTATCACAATTCTAGAAATAAGTATTCATGGATTAACTCCAAGAGAAGCGGATTCAGCTACTCAGCTTTGTAATTTAAAGTGCATTAGTTCTTTGGTCTTGTTGTGCCTTAGACATGCTAAATTAATCATTTTACCTATTCTTACCACAGACAATGACTTACTCTCTACCAAATAAAACGTTGGTTTATAAGGaattatttctttgatgattctgatattgcttatatttttattgtctctTCCATAGTAATGACAAATTGCTATTAAACAATTTACACAGTTCACATCATTAAACATCTAGTTACAATACCTGGCATTACAATATTTTGATTTTGTGAAAGGTTATACTATatgctttatattttagaaaaattaagatcATAGCCGCTAGCCACAGAAAcctttcatatttcaaaactttAACTGATATAATTTCTCTGCctattattttcaataatttaaaatattcaaaatgtcatGACTACTTACTAGTGCTCATTTATAACCTAAAATAATCTGTTATTCCTATTGCTTAGAATTCTATTATTATACTTAGCATTTGAGGCTCTCTGTAATCTGGCATTTTCCTTACTCAACAAATGTCCTTTCTACCACTCTGTAGCATGAGTCGATCATTCTAttcaagataatattttaaattgtccCATAAATATATCAGGCTCATTCCCATCACTCTTTTATTCATATTGCTCCCCAAAATGCGAcatcctcttctctctttttaccaTCTATCTATATTCTAGTATTATGATCATTCAGAATACCTATATAATTAATTACctataaagaaaggaaattagaacCTCACTTCATACATTCCAAAACGATatattaaaaagtctaaaaattaaagtataacacagctagaagaaaatatatgtaaatatttgaacACAGAATAAAGTCTAAATATAAAACCAAtggaataaattataaattatcacTGGATTTCATAAAAACAAAGTTCCATACACTAAAAATAACCATTGAACAAACTGAAATGACAAGAAACTGAACTCCTATATCAGAAACTGTATAAAAGATACCTTCTTAAGTTTCCCTTTCCAAATATTTCAGAGAACACCTGAAGGCTATTTATACCAAGCAAAACAGAAATATTACAgtcaaatatatttccaataaGGATTTTCTGCAGGTTTATTTTAGGGAATCTGCTTATTTTTGCTGCTTAATTCTAAACCCTCCCATTAGGTATTTTAAATGCCTGGGCTTcgtttttttcaacaaatgtttttattGCACTGCAGCCACATGCCAGGAATTGTGCTAGATACAAAAATGTACTGATGTGTAAAACAAATATGATCCCATCACACAACTGAAGCCTAGTGGAAGATAAACTTTAATCAAGTAATCACACAAATTGTGGCTTATAAACCAAAGGTGCAGGGCACTATGAGAGCATATAAAAGCAACTTCACCTATTGGGGATATGGGATATGTATATGTCAAGGAAGACTTCTTATCTACACACAACTGTAAGCTTTTAAAACAGCAGGGCTCTATCATAAATAGATTCTGCACCTTTCTGCATCTAACACAGTAAGTCTtctatatttgttaaataatttgttcCAATTAAAATTTGAGGCTGTCCTTACTAACTAGCCTTCTTTTTCAGTGGTGTGCATGAAGTCAGCTTTAGAATGATCAATACTGTAGACTAGACACTTTGAGAGACAATTTAGAAAGACACACTTTTATTCTTAtgattaaacaatttaaaaagaaatctgtttatATGATTTAATAATCAATATTATCAGATTTAATGGTAAAATACCATTTAAACATCAAAGGAATAACGTTAattcatatttctttaaaaaattattcacataATTCATGAACTAAaacagctttaaaatttttttcactaACAGTACACATAGGTCgttgaaagttttttaaaagcatgtatttTTACATTGTGTATCCTGGAAGtttatttattactaattcaCAAATATCTTTGCATTGCTTGGAAATATTTAGTGAACCAACATCATCATTGCCTTCTTCAAAGTGATCTGATGTACTGCTATCCAGGACATTAAGTTCGGACACATTTGAAGGCAGGTAAGAACTCACCTGGGATGTTTGTGGTGACTGGCTTTTTTCTAAAGATTTCCAACTACTTCTTGTTTTAACAGAGATGTCTTGACCTCTCTTTGTAATTTCAGAATTGTGCATACTATTTTGATCtatctggttttctttttgttcagtCCAATGTGTTGAAGATAAATCACTAGCAGAGATACTAGATGCTTCCTCCAAACTTTTATCCTGAGTCTTTGAAATATGAAATTTTCTGTATGAGTGTACAGGTGACCCGGCTGAAAAAGGTGGGCTAAGGATAGAACTCCTGTcactactatttttctttttggacaCTCCTGTGTCACTAGACTTGCTTGTATATTGACTATGTTTTGGATTTTCTGTCCTTGAACTGCTATCATGAGCTTTGAAACTTCTGCTGGTGTCCTCACTGGTACAGAAATCTTCAGAATAGCAAGGGCTAGACAAATCATCTGAATACTTCAGTTCTGAGATGTTTTCATAGCAACTATTTTTACCTGTTCTCTTGTCACTTATATCAGCCATAAGAATGTCATTATCTGTGGTTTTGACCTGTCTAATATCTATTTCCTTATCTACAATTCTGTCAACAACAGCATCCTGTTGGAAAACACATGGACTTCGGATTTTCATTTCCACATTTCCTCCCAGAATATTTGTAGGGGTAAGCCTTTCTGGAATAATGGAATTTGCAGGACTCACAACTTCTTCCAATGAAACATTATTGATTCTATTTTTACTACAATCAACTGTCTTTTTTTCAGTTGCATATTTCAGTTTAGTTTCTTCACTTGTGCTGGGCTCATCAAAAACTCCACTGATTTGTCTTGAGGTATCACTATTTTCAGTAAAAGATGCATCTGAATCTAAATACTTATCTTCAGGCAGTTGCGGCTTCTGACTTTGTTCTGCAGAGCTTAATAGTTTAACTTTGGATGACGGAATTCTGAATTTTGTACCCAACATTTGTGATTGTCTTTTTCTATATAGTTCTCTTTTTTCATGTACCACCAACATATCAGGATTTGTCAGCTTTAAACGTAGTCTTAGTGTATTTGTTAAGCCATAAAGTAGCCTCCCTTTTGGAACTCTTTTATGGAGGGCACCACTGCTCTTTTCAGAATATTTATCTTCCTTATAGTTTtcaatttggttctttttatacTGAAGACTCACTGACTTTTCACATCCCCCCATAGAACGCTTATCCTTCTTGGATTCAGACCGGCATGTGGATTTGGCAGAAGATTCGGGTGACTTCTTATCCTCAGTCCTATATAACCAGGCTAGGTGAGGATGTATATGAGCAGGACTTGTCACAGGTTGGTCATATAACAAGGACAACTCAACTAACAAAGCATTTAACAAAGGCAACTGCCTTATTGTATTAATTCGATTTTGTTCAGTTTGACATGTTTGATTAGTTGCTCCTATATTCTGAATATGTGGAGGATTTACAAGCATTGGAGGATGTTCGTGTGCTGCAGAACTTGGATGCTTTAGACAACTCCTGTGTGCTGGGGGATTTACACGCTTTTTTTCAGGAGAAGCATCATCCATTTCCTCAGGTACATTCATTTGAGGCTCAATGGTGATTTTAGCCTGTGCAGGGGACGGTTTTTCTTGGGTCAAGTTAGTGTAATACAAAGGAGGAGGGCAAAATATATTGGTCTCCATGTCCAATTCTGTGACTTCCTCATTTAGGGAGCTAACATTTCTCCCATTGCCAGCACCTGAACATGTAACAACAGAATTGGTTTTGCCATTCTCCACAGAACCCACATTATCACATTCGGCCTTACTTTTAACCATTTCCTTCAAATCCTTCTGTGCCTCTGGGATTTCTAACTCCCCCAGCGGCCTATCAGCCTCTTTTGGGCTTGGCTGTGAGGctggctgctgcagctgctgtcttTCCTGCTGGGTTTGGGGACTGACCTCCGCTCCTCCTCCTGTGGGGGTGAAGGTGAGGGGCCGCTCAAGTTGGCTCAGCAGGCGGCTTCCCAGGTCAGTCAGGCGGTAGGCCAGGGCAATGTCCCCAGTCCGCTCGCCCACTCGATTATGCAGGGGGAAACGTCCCCGGTGACGGTGGGAGCATCCGGAGGCGGCCGGCCCCACGACCCTGTGCGCTGCGGTGGCCAGCGAAATGTCGCAGGCCCCCAGGAGCTGTGGGGTGGGCGTCGGGCGCCCAGGGGGCAGCTGCAGCAGCAAGGTGGCAAGCGGGGTCCGCAGGAGCCGGCGGTGCAGGGTAGCAGGCTGCAGGCGGAAGAGGCAGGACTTGCCGCGACCGAAGCGGATGACACCGGGCCACGGTTCGGCGGCGGGAGCGCCAGGGCCGTCAGGAGGGTAAACCAACAGCGTGGGGAAGTCCAGCAGGCGGAAGGCCACGGCGGGGCACAGACCGCGCGGCGACGAGGCCTCCCCctgctccttttcctcctcttcctcctcctgctccactGCGGCAGCGGGGGGCGGCGGCAGCCGGGCTTCCAAACGCACCCAGTCCACCAGCAGCTCCAGCGAGAAGAGCCGCTCGGACAGCGAGGCCGCCATTGCTGTTGCCCCAGGAAACGCCGCCGCGGGCTCCGCAAACGAGAAGCTGAAGCCCCGGGGTCTCACGAGAAACCGGAGCAAAAGGCATCGCTGCCTGCTATCTCGCGAGATTTGCGGAAGCGCTCCAGCAGGTCTCGGGCGGTGTCTGCTTTGGGAGTTTTGCTGCTCAATGTGTTTGGCCCCTTTGTATGCATACTTGTGAGCCGTTTTTTGCCTCCAAACTTGTATTAAGACAATTGATGATAATGCTGAGGATATAAGTGGTAAAAGACAGTGAGTTTTTTGGGTAATGGTTTTATCACTGCAGATCTTATGTAACTTGGGGGTCAGATCAATATACCTGAGGAATATTGAAAGAAAATCAGgactctccttcctttcccatgCTAAACAGAGCCAGTTAGTTAACTGTCCACAGTGGGCCATCTCTGTGTCTGCTGTTCTACCCAAAAGATGGTGACACTGCTGGGATGGCCGGGGAGCCCCTGCCTCATCAATTACAGTAGTACTGagacagacacaccacacacacacggagTGTGAATACACTGGCAAAAACTCTCCTTGGCTGAACTTTGGTCAGGCTCATCTAAGCCTTCTTTCCGACTAGGCCTTGACCTTGGCTTCCAATCCTGTGGACCCTGGATCACCGAGCTGTAGCAAAGGTTTCGCTATGGCTGTTGAGAGAGAACCCCCAACCCTTCATACCTGATTACCGTCGATACCTGATCAAAttcttcattttctaccattggtatctgaccaccctggcctggcttcagcaagaatcctattAGGCCTGCTTAATCAGAACCCTCCCACCCCTGATGTTCCCTATCAGTAAGTTTCCATCCACTTGACCTGACGCCCCCTTGGCTTTAAATCCCCACTTGTCCATGCTGTATTTGGAATTGAGCCCAGCTCTGTATTGAGGTCTCTTTTCTCTTATTGCAGTAGTTCCTGAATACAGTGTTTTTGCCACTTCAACTACTGTCTGGCCCTGTTTtttatttgacaacatttccAGCTAAGCAATCATGATGCATGAGAGTAATGTTAACGATTCCATCAATAAAACAaatgtgtatacataaatatacacacatctaCGGAGACACAGAGAACTTGCTGCTCTATCCAGATATTTTAAGAAACATACTCCTAACCTCAATGAGCTAGCCAGCTAGGAATCCAAGGCCagtatttggagagccttgaatGCCATGGTAAAGAATTTGGACTATATTCTGTCCAAATTATTTTGATTGAATAAGTACATCATAGCAATATTTGGAAATGTATCATGGGGAGGAATACAAAGGATGGATTCTACTAATTAGAAATTGGATTCAGAGCAATCTATTAGAAGACTACTGCAGTGGTCTAAGAGGCAGATAATTATGACCTGCACATGGTCAGGACTAGTGGAAATTAAAAAGAGGTGGCAGAAGAGGCATTTGTGAtggaggaattttaaaatttggtgaaTGGGAAAGAAAAGTCATGGGTGAAAAACTTCGGCTACTGAAGGTGAAAATATTGAGGAGGCACAGATTTGAcggaaaaaaatactttgagtTTTGAGATATGTAAAGCTTGAGGTACCTGCTGCTGGGCATTATATATGTACCGCTTTATTCAGCTTTATAAATTATAGTTAAATTATATTGCTTCGGTGCTCAGAAGAACATTGTGAAGCTCAAGGGAAATTCAGAACTGGAGGGATATGATGCTTTAgtgtgaagacgtgagagagaagTCTCATTGCAATATATAAATACAAGATACTTCTCGgaccagatgcggtggctcacgcctgtaatcccagcactttgggaggccgaggcaggcagaacacgaggtcaggagatcgaggccatcctggccaacatgatgaaaccccgtctctactaaaaatacaaaaatcagctgggtgtggtggtgcatgcctgtaatcccaggtacttgggaggctgagtcaggagaatcgcttgaaccagggagttggaggttgcagtgagtgagccgagatcgcaccactgcactccagcctggtgacaaagcgagactccatctaaaaaaaaaaaaaaaattgcaagataCTTCTCTTGGCTTTGAGAATCTTGCTATATACTTGCAGAGGACACATATCAAGCAACATCCTCAATGGATAGATGATGTAGAGcaataaaaaaaagacatcatcACAAGTGAAAAGCAATGAGGTATTGAGTCCATGTGCGCCAGAGAAATACAGTAGACAAAATTCCTCTTAGAAGATATCCTGTAGTTAGCCTTTTGAGTAAGGTTAATAGTGTGCACTAGTAGCACTTGTATGTCTCTTACATATGAATAGAAAAAGCGAAGTCCCTCTTCTATAAAGACATTATTTCTGCAATATGTAGTTTCTGCAATGATAATAACTTCTCTACCCAGCTACTGTACATGACTGGTATTATAAcatatgaataatattttatatttgtaaataatgcTAAAAGTAACAAATAAAATTTTGCCATGACAAATGTTTTCCCCATGTTTCTACACCACACATGGAGAAGTAGCACAGTGCAGTAGCTGAGCGCCTGGGTTCTGGAAGCAAACTACCTGGCTCAAATCCTGGTTCTGTGACCTTATACTAGTTTCTGAACTCTCTGTGAATCATTatcctcatttgaaaaatatagttACATTAACTACCTCATAAAAATATTATGTGTGTTAAGTGAATTAATACTTACAAAactcttagaacagtgcctagcatatagtaaatatttgttaaaataaatattgttttatttattatttgccaCATGGCACACTTTTTAGCTGAGTGTTTAAAACACTGCTATTGTAGTtagcaaaaaaataatttatccaaCATGGGCCCATTATTTTCAATCTGTAAAAGGTTTTAtgctctgtattttatttttcatgcagGAGCTAGCTGTTTTTTTCACAGGTCAAGGTCAGGCTAGGCAAGAGACTGGATTATTGAACTATAAAAAGCTACTGTCATTAGAGAAAGAAGTAGGGAAGGACACAAGTGAAAAGTATGAGTTTCAGTGTGTGATATGCTGAGTTTGATACATGATATACATCCAGGTAGATAGATCTAAGTTAGATATATGGATATGAAACTTACAAGAGAGATCTGGGCTGAAAGCATACATCAAAAGTTGGATGTCAACCTAATTTCTTCATATAAGACCTGAATTAGTATAGTAATGAGacactattttcttcttttatgtaaATTACTTTGAAACAGTGCATGTTGAAAGAATTTTGGGTTGATCTCTGATGATCAGATCTGATGTTAACTACTTTTTCTAGGGGAAATAACTTTGGGGTGAAAAGGGGCAAAGGAAGT includes these proteins:
- the MAP10 gene encoding microtubule-associated protein 10 isoform X1, whose product is MAHCGQLTNWLCLAWERKESPDFLSIFLRYIDLTPKLHKICSDKTITQKTHCLLPLISSALSSIVLIQVWRQKTAHKYAYKGAKHIEQQNSQSRHRPRPAGALPQISRDSRQRCLLLRFLVRPRGFSFSFAEPAAAFPGATAMAASLSERLFSLELLVDWVRLEARLPPPPAAAVEQEEEEEEKEQGEASSPRGLCPAVAFRLLDFPTLLVYPPDGPGAPAAEPWPGVIRFGRGKSCLFRLQPATLHRRLLRTPLATLLLQLPPGRPTPTPQLLGACDISLATAAHRVVGPAASGCSHRHRGRFPLHNRVGERTGDIALAYRLTDLGSRLLSQLERPLTFTPTGGGAEVSPQTQQERQQLQQPASQPSPKEADRPLGELEIPEAQKDLKEMVKSKAECDNVGSVENGKTNSVVTCSGAGNGRNVSSLNEEVTELDMETNIFCPPPLYYTNLTQEKPSPAQAKITIEPQMNVPEEMDDASPEKKRVNPPAHRSCLKHPSSAAHEHPPMLVNPPHIQNIGATNQTCQTEQNRINTIRQLPLLNALLVELSLLYDQPVTSPAHIHPHLAWLYRTEDKKSPESSAKSTCRSESKKDKRSMGGCEKSVSLQYKKNQIENYKEDKYSEKSSGALHKRVPKGRLLYGLTNTLRLRLKLTNPDMLVVHEKRELYRKRQSQMLGTKFRIPSSKVKLLSSAEQSQKPQLPEDKYLDSDASFTENSDTSRQISGVFDEPSTSEETKLKYATEKKTVDCSKNRINNVSLEEVVSPANSIIPERLTPTNILGGNVEMKIRSPCVFQQDAVVDRIVDKEIDIRQVKTTDNDILMADISDKRTGKNSCYENISELKYSDDLSSPCYSEDFCTSEDTSRSFKAHDSSSRTENPKHSQYTSKSSDTGVSKKKNSSDRSSILSPPFSAGSPVHSYRKFHISKTQDKSLEEASSISASDLSSTHWTEQKENQIDQNSMHNSEITKRGQDISVKTRSSWKSLEKSQSPQTSQVSSYLPSNVSELNVLDSSTSDHFEEGNDDVGSLNISKQCKDICELVINKLPGYTM
- the MAP10 gene encoding microtubule-associated protein 10 isoform X2 — translated: MAHCGQLTNWLCLAWERKESPDFLSIFLRYIDLTPKLHKICSDKTITQKTHCLLPLISSALSSIVLIQVWRQKTAHKYAYKGAKHIEQQNSQSRHRPRPAGALPQISRDSRQRCLLLRFLVRPRGFSFSFAEPAAAFPGATAMAASLSERLFSLELLVDWVRLEARLPPPPAAAVEQEEEEEEKEQGEASSPRGLCPAVAFRLLDFPTLLVYPPDGPGAPAAEPWPGVIRFGRGKSCLFRLQPATLHRRLLRTPLATLLLQLPPGRPTPTPQLLGACDISLATAAHRVVGPAASGCSHRHRGRFPLHNRVGERTGDIALAYRLTDLGSRLLSQLERPLTFTPTGGGAEVSPQTQQERQQLQQPASQPSPKEADRPLGELEIPEAQKDLKEMVKSKAECDNVGSVENGKTNSVVTCSGAGNGRNVSSLNEEVTELDMETNIFCPPPLYYTNLTQEKPSPAQAKITIEPQMNVPEEMDDASPEKKRVNPPAHRSCLKHPSSAAHEHPPMLVNPPHIQNIGATNQTCQTEQNRINTIRQLPLLNALLVELSLLYDQPVTSPAHIHPHLAWLYRTEDKKSPESSAKSTCRSESKKDKRSMGGCEKSVSLQYKKNQIENYKEDKYSEKSSGALHKRVPKGRLLYGLTNTLRLRLKLTNPDMLVVHEKRELYRKRQSQMLGTKFRIPSSKVKLLSSAEQSQKPQLPEDKYLDSDASFTENSDTSRQISGVFDEPSTSEETKLKYATEKKTVDCSKNRINNVSLEEVVSPANSIIPERLTPTNILGGNVEMKIRSPCVFQQDAVVDRIVDKEIDIRQVKTTDNDILMADISDKRTGKNSCYENISELKYSDDLSSPCYSEDFCTSEDTSRSFKAHDSSSRTENPKHSQYTSKSSDTGVSKKKNSSDRSSILSPPFSAGSPVHSYRKFHISKTQDKSLEEASSISASDLSSTHWTEQKENQIDQNSMHNSEITKRGQDISVKTRSSWKSLEKSQSPQTSQK